The DNA region ATGAATTGAAAAAAATACCAGCACCGCTAAAAAAACAGGGTGGCCCTTTTCATGATTTTGCCCGGCCCATTACATGATTTTTCGCAACCGCCTTCGGCTTCTTTCAGGATCTTGATAATCTGGCTTTCACTGAATCTAGATTTCCGCATCGAAACAACCTCCTTCATGGCTGTCTTTATCAGAAATCTCTACTTTTCGCTGGGACTAATATACGGGAGGGCTACAGTACTATATACCTTCATACAGTGAAGGAGTATGAGTGGTGGAAAGATAAATTCAAAAAGTGTGGATTTTCTTTTGTCCAAGAGCATCAACTTCTTGTTGATGATTTTTGTCGCGGGTCAGGAAATGGTCGATTTGACTGGAACGTTAAGACGAGCCCAGAATTAGGTTTTCATTTTGTGGCCCAAAAAACGATATCAAAGTAGAGTCTTGACTAGGTTCGAAAGATGTTATATGTGTACCTGTCGGAGATTTGTGTTTTTTTGTAAAAAAATTTATGGAGAATTGAACATTCTTAAAAAAAGAAAGTATTATGAGTGATTTTGATTAGTCTGTTGTGTTTAATGAATTTTAACGGCGAGAGTACTGATCATAGCTTCTTGTGATGCTTTGCCGTTTGCAAAGCTCGTTTAGCATGAAAAAGTTTTTAACTATGAGGAACTGTATGAGAATTCTTGTTACTGGTGGTGCAGGATATATTGGCTCTACTCTTGTGCCTATTTTACTTAGCAAGGGGTATAAGGTTACTGTTTTAGACAACCTGCTGTTTGGCCAGGCTCCATTGCTTGATTGTTGCCACTATGAAAAATTTACCTTTGTTAAAGGGGATATCTGCGATTATAGCCTGGTGGAGAAGTTAATGGCCAAAGCGGATATCATTATTCCCTTGGCTGCGATCGTCGGTGCTCCTGCGTGCAAGATGAATCCGACTTTGACTGATCTGGTTAACCGTGATGCGCATTTACAAATTGTGAAGATGCTGTCTAAAAATCAGCGTATTATCTTTCCGACCACAAACTCCGGCTATGGTATTGGTGAAAAAGATGCATACTGCACAGAAGAGAGTCCGCTTCGCCCAATCTCTTCATACGGAATCACAAAGGTTGAGGTGGAAAAGGCATTCTTGGACACTGGCACTGCGGTGACTTTCCGCTTGGCTACCGTATTCGGTATGAGTCCGCGTATGCGTATGGATCTGCTGGTGAACGATTTCACTTACCAGGCATTTAAGAATGGATCTGTCATCTTGTTTGAGGATCATTTCCGCCGTAACTATATCCATGTACGTGATGTAGTAAAAGCTTTCCTCTTTGGTATTGAACGCTACGACGAAATGCAGGGTGAGCCGTTCAATGTAGGCCTGTCTTCTGCCAACCTGACCAAGCGTCAACTGGCTGAGAAGATCAAGGAGCATGTGCCTAATTTCTACATCCATTCTGCTGCCATCGGCGAAGATCCGGATAAGCGCGATTACCTGGTCTCTAACGACAAGATTGAGGCAGTCGGCTGGCAGCCGGAGCATGATTTGGACATGGGTATTAAGGAATTACTTAAGGGTTACAAAATTCTTAAGCCAAACCAGTACGCAAACGTATAAAATAAATAAAGGGCCAGTTTTCTGGCCCTTATTTATTATAGATACGTTGAAAGAGGATGCATGAGCAAAAGGTTTGTGCTTGTAGACCACTCGCTCGTTGGTCATGGAGGGCATCACTATGATTATGCTTTGCAGGTATTAGATTGTGCCCGCAACATGGGATACCGCACTGAACTTGTCACGAATCTCGCTTGCATTTCCAAGGAGCTGAACGGGCATCCCGTGAAAGCTTTATATGATTTAAATTTTTGGGGTGAAACAGAGGGGGAATCAAAGAAGAGCAGCTTTTTAATGAATAGCTACATTGCGCTTCGTAATGCGTGGCTTAAAGCGCGTGTAAAAAATTTGCATATGCTACTTGGTCGTGATTCTTTTTTGTTAACATCTTCTGCCGATAGTACTGGGCCATTTCAAAATGGTCTGGTCCGTATAATTCTTCGTTTTGAATCTTTTCTTTGGGTAAAATTCCCATCTGCCCTCAAAAGACATTTCTCCAAAATATGTAGCAGTATTAAGAACACACTACGTACTTCTTCCTGCTCGTATAATGGATTAAGTGAGAACCGTGATCATTTTATTTCGACGAGTTTTTTTCATGATACTCAGCGGATGATGAATTTCCTGAATTTGGATGAAAACGATGTTGTGTTCATTCCAAATATTTCAGACGCAGATTTGGAGGGGATTGAACTGTTTCTTCGGGCAAACCCGAGCTGCCGGACTCGTTGGGCTTTGTTGTTTCGTCGAAATCTTTATGAAAAGACAGAGCAGCAGTACACTGCATGGCCTGCTGGTTTCGAAGGGCTGCGTGAACTGTTCACAAAAATTGTTCAAAGTTCAACTGCGCGACATGTTTCTTTTTTTACAGATACAGAAGAGCTGACTCGTCAATACGCTTACGCAACTGGTCATCGTTTTCATACTCTGCCTATTCCACACACAAGGCCGGGAAATGAGAAATCACAAAATGAAATAGTGGTTTCTTATTTAGGTGATGCGAGATTGGAGAAAGGCTTTCAGCATCTGCCATTGATTGTTGAAACGGTAATGCGGAAAAAAATAGATGATAATGTACGGTTTGTCTTCCAGAGCAATCTAGCTGCTCTCGGCGGAGAACAAGCCGTGATTACCGCTCGTGAACAGTTGGAAGTTTTTTTCTCTGAAAAAGTGCAGTTAATCAAATCTCCACTTTCTTCACATGACTATGAATTGTTTTTGTCTCAGAGCAGTATAGTTTTGCTTCCGTATGACAGAGGCTCGTATAATGCGCGGAGTTCCGGAATTCTTGTAGAAGCGCTTGCCAATGGGATACCTGTAATTGTGCCGGCGGGGAGTTGGCTTTCCAGACAGATTTTGGATAATAATATTGAATACTATGATAAATTGCTTGAAGCAGGGGGAGGACGTAGAGAATTAGTGCAAAAGCCCGCCGTCCGTGGACCGCATGGGGCAAGATGTGGA from Desulfovibrio sp. JC022 includes:
- a CDS encoding glycosyltransferase family 4 protein, with product MSKRFVLVDHSLVGHGGHHYDYALQVLDCARNMGYRTELVTNLACISKELNGHPVKALYDLNFWGETEGESKKSSFLMNSYIALRNAWLKARVKNLHMLLGRDSFLLTSSADSTGPFQNGLVRIILRFESFLWVKFPSALKRHFSKICSSIKNTLRTSSCSYNGLSENRDHFISTSFFHDTQRMMNFLNLDENDVVFIPNISDADLEGIELFLRANPSCRTRWALLFRRNLYEKTEQQYTAWPAGFEGLRELFTKIVQSSTARHVSFFTDTEELTRQYAYATGHRFHTLPIPHTRPGNEKSQNEIVVSYLGDARLEKGFQHLPLIVETVMRKKIDDNVRFVFQSNLAALGGEQAVITAREQLEVFFSEKVQLIKSPLSSHDYELFLSQSSIVLLPYDRGSYNARSSGILVEALANGIPVIVPAGSWLSRQILDNNIEYYDKLLEAGGGRRELVQKPAVRGPHGARCGNGGILLGEFSVQRDETHCFVELQGAVSDLDFFYELGVTINPALTFGNTFVNVAEHSAAHGKASLMVPLGAGTQKISIKLLETANFPMDLSVKISFVSLPEYTPVGRGGRAYSNILEIPDILLEMIGSLAHYRQATQKMAKTLLHNHNAENLVTKILQEIG
- a CDS encoding NAD(P)-dependent oxidoreductase, giving the protein MRILVTGGAGYIGSTLVPILLSKGYKVTVLDNLLFGQAPLLDCCHYEKFTFVKGDICDYSLVEKLMAKADIIIPLAAIVGAPACKMNPTLTDLVNRDAHLQIVKMLSKNQRIIFPTTNSGYGIGEKDAYCTEESPLRPISSYGITKVEVEKAFLDTGTAVTFRLATVFGMSPRMRMDLLVNDFTYQAFKNGSVILFEDHFRRNYIHVRDVVKAFLFGIERYDEMQGEPFNVGLSSANLTKRQLAEKIKEHVPNFYIHSAAIGEDPDKRDYLVSNDKIEAVGWQPEHDLDMGIKELLKGYKILKPNQYANV